The DNA region GGGCGGTCGCGGAGGGCAACAGCGTCCATTTCGGTGACGGGAGCGTGGTGACGTACGGCGGCCGCGTGAACGACATGCGCTACACCTCCGTCGGCCTGCTCACCAGGAGCACGGACACGAACGCGCGCCTCTCGCTGATCACGACGGCCGGCGTCCAACCGCTCGACCTCGGTGACGTGAGCGACCGGCTGATCGGCACCGACCCCGACTCGCCCTACGTCTCCTGGACCGTCGAGCACGGTGACGGCTGGCTGGTACGCGTCGCCGACCTCGTCACCGGCGAGAAGGTCGCCGACGTCCCGATCTCCGGGAAGTACACCTGGGCCGGCTGGAAGACGCCCCCGGTCGCGGTCGACGGCGAGCACGCCTACGTCGCCCTCGACGACCGCACCCTCGACGTAGCCTGGCGTTCCGGGCAGGTCTCCACCTCGAAGGGGCTCCCGGGCGGCTACACCACCGAGGTGATCAACGGCCGCGCGGTGACCCAGGATGCGACCGGCGAGACCCAGCGAGTGGTCGAGGTGGCCACGGGCGAGGTGCTCCTGACCACTCGCTCCACCGACTTCCCCGACGACCTGATCAGACTCAAGCTCTCGCCCGACGGCACCCACGCCTTGGCGGCCCCCTACGCGATGTGCGACGAGAACGACAACTGCCGCTACGACACCCCGACCGCGCCGATCCACGACCTCGGCCAGGGCACCGAGACCGCCGTCGACCTCGGCGACCACATCGGCTGGACCCCTGGGGGGCAGCTGATCCGGGCGTCCGGGACGAAGGTGGAGCTATGCGACCAGGTCGGCAAGGAGTGCGCCGATACGCCGGTCACCTTGAAGAAGCGCGCCGACACGATCAGCGGGACGATGAACCAGTCCTGACCTCTCGCCGGCCCACTGCGCCCTACTGCGCCTTGTTCGGACCACCGCCGTTGGAGGGCTTGTCGGTCGGCCTTCCCCCCGAGCCGGGCTGGGTGGGCGCCGCCTGGGTCGGGTCGGCCCCGCGGGTGGGGTCGGTGGCGGGCGTCGGGTCAGCGGCCTGGGTGGGCCGGGTGCTGGCGGTCGCGGCGGCCGGGGTGGGCGTGGTCTCCGGGGCCCGGGTGGGGTCAGCGGCCGGGTCCTCCGTCGCCTCCGGGCCCCGGCTCGGCTCGCGCGACGGCTCCTCCTCGGCGCGCGGCTTCTTCTCGAGGGCTCCGTGGACGTCGCCGACCTCGGGTACGTCCGGGCTGCCCACCGGCGCCGCGATGGCGACCAGTCCGGCGAGCAGCACCGAGCTGAAGGCCAGCACCAGTCCCCCGCGCCGGGCAGCGGGCGCGGCGGCGGCGCTCCACGCCCAGATCCGCTCCCGGCGGCGGCGCAGGTCGGCGGGCAGGTCGCTGCGGATCGCCGCCCAGCTGTTGATCGGGGCCAGCGCGTAGCCGAACCCCTGGAAGGCGAGCAGCGCCGCGAGGGCGACGCCGGTCGCCCCACCGCTCACCCCGACCACGAGCGCCAGGACCACACACACGGCGGCCGCCAGACTCTCGACCAGGTTGCCCCGCACCACGTCACGCACCCGCGGCTGCCCCTTGATCTTCGGCGTACGCAGGAACGTGCCCTCGCGCGAGACCAGCCCGAGCCAGGAGGCCCGGGCGACGGTCACCCCGAGCGCCAGCCACAGCCCGAAGGCACCGAGCGCGTCGTGCCAGGACGCCCCGCCCCGGAGCCGGACGAGCGCGATCGAGCGGGCCGCGCCGAAGAGCACGAGCGCGACGGTGGCGAACAGCAGGAGCCCGGAGAGGCGGCGTACGACCAGTCCTCCACCCAGCAACAGGTCGAGCGCGCCCGAGATGAGGAAGAAGGTGAACAGCGCGCCGGCGAGGTCGCCGAACCACTGCAGCCCGCCCACGAGGTAGGCCCAGCGCTGGGCCAGGGTCATCTGGTTGTCCTCGGTGCGACGGCCGGGCAGCAGCGAGCGCCAGTGCATCCGCAGGATCTGGATGCCGCCGAAGCACCACCGGAACCGCTGCTTCTTGAGCGTCTCGAAGGTCAGCGGCATCACGCCACGGCCGTAGGAACGGTCGACGTGCATGCCGTTGTAGCCCATCTTCAGCAGCCGCAGCGACAGCTCGGCGTCCTCGGTGATGCACCACTCGTCCCAGCCGCCGGACCGGACCAGGGCGGAGGCCCGGATCAGGCCCATGGTGCCGCCGAAGATGGCGCCGTTGCGCTCGTTGCGCGAGACCTGGCTGACGTCGAAGAAGTAGCCGTAGGAGTGGTAGAGGCGGCGGAAGTAGGGCGAGACGTCCCAGTCCCGGTAGTCCTGCGGCGTCTGCACGAAGGCCACCGACTCGTCGGTGAACAGCGGGGCGTTGTGGGCCAGGAAGTCGGGGGCGACGTGGTAGTCGGCGTCGACGATCCCGACGACCTCGGTGAGCGGGTTCATCCGGGTCAACGCATAGTTGAGCGCCCCGGACTTGAACCCCGGCCAGTTGGTCAGGTGGATGAAGGTGAGCCCGTCGTACTGCTCGCAGAAGTCCTGCACCGGCCGCCACAGCGCCGGATCGTCGGTGTTGTTGTCGATGACCAGGATCTCGTACGCGTCGTAGTCCAGCTCGAGCATCCGCTGAAGGGTCTCGATGACCATCTCCGGCGGCTCGTTGTGGGTGGGCACGTGCAGGCTCACGAACGGCCGGCGCCAGCCGGGGTGGTACTCACCGCGCACCGGCCAGCCACGCCAGCGTCGCCGGGCGAGCACGTCGACCATCTCCCACAGGTAGCCCACGCCGATCAGGAAGACGAAGACCTCCAGCAGCCACAGCAGGCCCGACAGCGTCGTGGTCCACGCTCCGGGGTGGACGGTGACCGTCCACAGGCCGACATAGGTCAGGTAGAGCAGCCCGACGTCGATCGTGAGCGCCCAGGCGACCAGACCGCGTACGTCCCAGTCCCGAACCGCGGGCAGCCAGGCCAGCAGCGAGGCACCGAGGACGATGCCCCCGATCGTCGCCCGGACGGCGCCCTGGCCGAGCAGCAGGCCGACCGCCACCGCGGCCACCGCGGTCAGGGCCGCCGCGAGGACCACCGTGCCCGCGGAGAGCGAGCCGGCACGCGGCGTACGGATCAGGAACAGCAGCACGGTCGCCGGGACCAGAAGGACCGCGGCGACCGTGAGGAGTGGGGGAAGGGCGTCGAGCACGGCCCCACACTATGGGGGGTATTTCCTAGCCGAGTCCAGTCGGCCCGTCCTCGAGCAGGACCTTGAACGCCGCCTCGTCGAGGATCGGCAGGCCCAGCTCCTCGGCCTTGGCCGCCTTGGAGCCGGCGTTGTCGCCGACCACGACGTAGTCGGTCTTCTTGGAGACCGAGCCGGCCGCCTTGCCGCCGCGGCTGATGATCGCCTCCTTGGCACCGTCGCGCGAGAAGTCCTCCAGCGAGCCGGTGACGACGACGGTCAGGCCCTCGAGGGTGCGGGCGACGGACTCGTCGCGCTCGTCGGCGAGGGAGACCCCGGCCGCCCGCCACTTGTCCACGATCTCCTGGTGCCAGTCGACCTGGCGCCACTCGACGATGGCCTCGGCGATGATCCCGCCGACGCCCTCGGTGGCGGCCAGCTCCTCCTGGGAGGCCGCCCAGATCGCGTCGAGGGAGCCGAACTCGGTGGCCAGCGCGCGGGCCGCGGACGGGCCGACGTGGCGGATGGACAGCGCGACCAGCACCCGCCACAGCGGGACCTGCTTGCGCTCCTCCAGGTTGCGCAGGAGACCGAGGGCGTTGGCGTTGAGGACCCGGTCGCCGGCGCCGGCCTCCTTCTCGGCCTTCTTCGCCGCGCGGGTGAAGAACGTCGTGGTGGCCAGGCCGGCCTCGTCGAGGTCGAAGATGTCGCCCTCGTTGGTGATCACCTCGGCGGCGAGCAGCGCGTCGGCCGCCTCGTAGCCCATCCCCTCGATGTCGAAGGCGCCTCGCCCGGAGGCGAAGAAGACCCGCTCCCGGACCTGTGCCGGGCAGCCGCGGTGGTTGGGGCAGCGCAGGTCCTTGTCGCCCTCCTTCTGCTCGGCGAGCGTGGTGCCGCAGGCGGGGCACTCGGTCGGCATCACCCACTCGGGCAGCCCCTCGGGTCGCAGCGGCAGCACCGGGCCGAGGATCTCGGGGATGACGTCGCCGGCCTTGCGTAGGATGATCGTGTCGCCGGGGCGTACGTCCTTCCGCTTGACCTCGTGGGCGTTGTGCAGCGTCGCGCGCTCGACGGTCGAGCCGGCGACCTTGGTCGGCTCCATGACACCGAAGGGCGTGACCCGGCCGGTGCGGCCGACGCCGACGTCGATCGCGAGGAGCTTGGCGTTGACCTCCTCCGGCGGGTACTTGTAGGCGATCGCCCAGCGCGGCGCGCGGCTCGTGGAGCCGAGCCGGCGCTGCAGCGAGATGTCGTCGACCTTGATCACGACACCGTCGATCTCGTGCTCGGTGACGTCGTGGCGGTGCTCGCCGAAGTAGCTGATGAACTCCTCGACCTCCTGGAGCGTCTTGAGCACCTTGACCCGGTTGGAGGTGGGCAGGCCCCACGCCTTGAGGGCGTCGTACGCATGCGACTGGGCGACCGGCTGGAAGCCCTCCCGGGCCCCGATGCCGTGGCAGACCATCCCGAGCTCACGGGTCGCGGTCACCCGCGGGTCCTTCTGGCGCAGCGACCCCGCCGCGGAGTTGCGCGGGTTGGCGAACATCGGCTTGCCCGCGTCGACCAGGGAGGCGTTGAGCTTGTCGAAGGCTTCGATGGAGAGGAAGACCTCGCCGCGCACCTCGACCAGGTCGGGCACCGGGAACTCGTCGGTGCCGTTGAGCCGGTGCGGGATCGACTTGATGGTGCGTACGTTCGGGGTGACGTCCTCACCCGTTCGGCCGTCGCCCCGGGTCAGCGCCCGGACCAGGCGGCCCTTCTCGTAGAGCAGGTTGATCGCGAGGCCGTCGACCTTGAGCTCGCACAGCAGCTCGGCCTGGCCGGCGCCGTCCTTGGCGATCCGGGCGTGCCAGCCGGCCAGCTCCTCGAAGGAGAAGACGTTGTCGAGCGACTCCATCCGCTGCAGGTGGTCGACCGCGGTGAACTCCGTCGAGAACGTGCCGCCGACCTTCTGGGTCGGCGAGTCGGGGGTGCGCAGCTCGGGGAACTGCTCCTCGAGCTCGTTGATCCGGCGCCACTTCTGGTCGAAGTCGGCGTCGGAGAGCGTCGGGTCGTCGAGCACGTAGTAGCGGTAGCGAGCGTCCTCGATCTGCTCGGCGAGCTCCTGGTGCTCGGACTTCTGCTCAGGGCCCGCCTCGGCGGTCAGGTCATCGTTCACGGGCACCATCTTGCCCGGTCGCGCCGACATTTTCTGTCGGCATACCCACCCGGGCGTTTTCGGCGTTTCATGGCCCCAAACGACACTCAACGCCCTCAATATCGACGCAGCCGATCAACACCTGGGTGACGGGGCTCACCACAAGAGGGTAAAGACCGCTACTTTCCTCCCGCGTCGGGAAGGCGGGCCGACACCAATCCCCCATAGACCGCCTTGTGAGGTCTGCAGTGGTTTCTCGGCTCGTGGTGATGCTGTTGACAGCGCTCGCGCTCACCCTGGCTCCGATCGGCGCCACGTACGCGCTCGGGTTGGGAAGCGTCTTCTCCGACGCCGAGGTCGAGGTCTCGATCGTCGAGCAGTCCAAGGACGGCGTGGTCCTCAGCGTCCACGGCACCGACTACAGCGCCAAGGATCCAGGCATCGAGATCGCGCTCAACCCGGTCGGCTACCGCGGATCGGGCACGCGGAGCACCTTCATCAAGTCGGTCGTCTTCAACCCCGACGATCCCGACGACTGGACCTACACGTTCACCCTCGACGCCGCGCAGGTCGCCCGGCTCGACCCCGGCACCGACTACCAGATCATGACCATGCGTGGCGGCGACCGCGACCTCTACGACTCGTCCGACTCGCGGGCGGTGCAGGTCCCCTTCGACTTCGACGCGCTCTCCGAGCCCAGCAGCTCACCGACCCCGGAGGAGCCCTCGGGCGACACCGGCTCCTCGGACGGGTCGGGGTCCGGCTCAGGTTCCGGCTCGGGCTCAGGCTCAGGCTCAGGTGACGGTACGTCCTCGGGCCGGCCCGCAGCCGGTGACTCCGACGAAGGTGCCGCTGCCGGCTCCGGCGACAAGCCGAAGAAGAGGGCGTCGAAGAAGCCCTGGACCGCTCCCGAGGAGCCGCCGACGGCCAAGGGCCTGACCCTCACCGGCCTCGATGACGTCTCGGTCGACGCCGACGAGGTGATCCACGCCCAGGCCTCCGGTTTCAAGCCCCACGAGACCGGCATCCGGGTCGTCGTCTACTCGACCCCGCTGGTCCTCTCGACCAGCGTCCAGGCCAACGGCCGCGGCGTCGCGAAGTGGTCCGGGCGGCTTCCCAAGGACATCGGCCTCGGCAAGCACACCCTCACCTTCCAGGGATCGGTGAACCGCGGGATCAGGTTCGTCGTGACCGGCACGCCCAGCGACGGCGAGTGCGTCCAGAGCGGCTGCGCCCCCAGCACGAGCACCGTCAGGAAGGCGGCATCGGCCGAGGAGGGCGGGGTCGGCCCGCTCACCTGGATCATCGTCGCCACGATGATCGTGCTCGGCCTCGTGGCCGCCGCGGTCGCCATGCTCACCGGACGCCGCAGGCGCGACCCCGAGTGGGACGAGCCGAACTATGCGCAGGCGCCGCCGCGCTATCCCTCGGACCCGCGACAGGCCTCGGGGCCCTACCCGGCTCATCCTCGCCAGCAGCCCCGCAACGAGACCCCGCTCCCCCGCAGGCTCCCTGCCGACCAGCAGCCGATCCGTCGCCAGCCGGGCCCGCGGCAGCCGAGCCACCGCCAGCCGCTTCCCCAGCACCTGCCGCAGCACCGGGAACCCCGGTACCGGGATCCCCAGCACATGGAGCCCCAGCACGTGGAGCCTCAGCACGTGGAGCCTCAGCACGGGGAGCCTCAGCACCTGGAGCCACAGCACGCGGCTCCCCCGCAGCCCGGTGATCGCCGCACGCGCCCGCCGGAGTCGTTCGCTCCGCCGAGCCAGCGAGCCGAGGTCTACCAGGGCCAGCGGATCGCCGGGCGCTCCTAGACAAGCGATTCGCCCCGGCGGGCGGTGTCGGCCGAGACCGTCGGCCACAGCGTCTCCAGGGCCGCCTCGAGGGCGGAGAGGACCGGGTCGAGATCGTCCCCCGGGAACGGGGCCGACGCCTGCTGACGTACGACGGCACAGAAGGCGCGGCTCTCCCCCTCAGCCTCGTGGCAGCGGACGGTCTCGGCGGACCCCTCGGTCCAGCCGTCGTAGCCGTCGGTGTCGCCCTTCGAGCAGGTGAGCCTCGTGGGGCACTTCCGCTGCCCGGCGGGCAGGTTCGGGGCGTGGACCGCGGTGACGGTGCTGCCGTCGGGGCGGGTGCCGACGACGCCGAAGGCGCCCTTGCCGTAGGCCGAGACATCGGCCTTCTCGAAGGAGTCGATGTCGGCGTACGCCTTGGTCTCGAGCAGCCCCGCCGCGATCGCCCCGGCGGTCAGCGCGACCTCGCCGACGCCGTTGGCGCCCTCGGACGGGAATCCCTCGACCTGCGCCTTCGTCATCTTCATGGTCGTCCTCGTGCCGAGGCGTGGGTCGGTGACCAGGGCGACGAGGTCGTCCACGCTCACCTCGAGATCGAGCTCGCGCGGGTCCTCGGTGATCTTCTCGCCCACGTAGGCGGCCCGGCGCTCCTCTCGGCCGGACCGGTGGGAGACCATCAGCTGGCCGGGTGTGCCGTCGTCGGTGGCCAGGTCCCAGGCGACGGTGGCGGTGCCGGACGCGCCCTTCACCTCGACGCAGCCTGACATCCCGTCATGGCACCAGGTCGAGAGCAGGTCGTCGTCGACCGGGCCCGCCTTGACCTCCAGCGAGTGGTCGGCACCCCACCGCAGCACAGTGCCGACCTCGTCCTGCTCGAAGTAGAGGTCGCCGCCGTCGAAGGTCTCCGGCACGACGCGTACGTGCTGGAGCGTGATCGCCGCGAGCGCCTCCGGGGTCGCGGGCCGGTTGCCCGGCTTCAGGTCGGCCGGGTCGATGCTCGCCGAGGGCGCGACCGTGGGCCTCTCGCTGGGCTCGTCGTCCGCCTCGGTCGCGCTGCTGCCGCAGCCGGTGACCAGAAGAGCCGCAGCAGCCAGCAGTGCCATCCCCCGTCGTCGCATGAGGGGAATCTACGCCAGGTGACGCGCGCTTTCGGTGAGGATTCGCAGCGCCGTGCGGGCCCATCGCCAGTCGGCACCGGCGAGACCGCAGGCAGGCGTCAGCACGATGTCGTACGCAGCATCGAGCCCGAGCATGTCGAGCCAGCGCTCCACCGTCTCGGTGACCGTCTTGTCGGTGGGCGTGGCGCCGGCCGGCGCGATCGAGGGGACCACTCCGAGCGCGACCGTGTCGCCCGCCTCCAGCGCGGTGGCGAGGTCGTCGTGGTCGGCGGCGGTGAGCTGGGTCAGGTCGACACCGACCCCCTTCGCCCCGGCCTTGCGGAGCAGGCCGAGCGGGGTCCCGGGCGCGCACGAGTGCACCCACGGGATCGCGCCCTCCTCGGCGATCGCGCCGAACACCCACTCCAGCGACTGGGAGGCCTCGGGGAGGTCGATGCTGCGGTGCTTGCCGAAGCCGGAGGCGGTCGGCACCTGGGCGTTGAGCACGGCGCTCAGCGCGGGCTCGTCGACCTGGACGACCAGGGTGTCCGCGCCGGGGAGGCGGCGGCGTACGTCCCGGACGTGGGTGCGTACGCCCTCGGCGAGCGCCTGCGCGAGATCACGCCGGGCGCCGTGGTCGGCGAGCAGCTTGTCGCCGCGCGGCCGCTCGACGGTGGCGGCCAGGGTCCACGGGCCGGCGACCTGGATCTTGAACGCGCCGCCGCCGGAGGTGAGCGGAGAGTCCTGGACCAGCTCCTCGACGGTGTCGAGGTCCTGGGCGAGCAGGCTCCGGGCGCGCCGGTGGTCGACGCCGGCGGAGCCGGAGGTGCCGGTGAGCCGCCAGCCCGCGGGCTGCAGGTCGGCGTCGAGCCCGTCGAGGACGGCCAGCGTACGGCCGGTCATGTTCGCGATCGCGCCGCGCGCGGGCAGCTCGGGCAGGTGGGGAAGGTCGGTCAGCTCACCGAGGACGATGCGGCAGGCCTCTGCGTAGTCCTCTCCCGGCAGCGACCCGACCCCGGTCGCCCTCACGCGAGAGCCACCCGGCGGGTCGTGGAGATGGTGGCCGACCCGACGACGCGGGTGCCGTCGTAGATGACCGCGGCCTGGCCCGGCGCGATCCCGTAGGCCGGGTCGAGCAGCTCGATCTCGACCTCCGCGTCGGTGGTCGAGCCTGTCGGGACCACGGTCACCCGCGCCCGGTGCTCGTCACCGTGCGCGCGCAGCTGGACGGTGCCCTCCAGGACACCCTCGGGCGCCCGCCCGGCCCAGCGCGGCCGGATCCCGGAGAGACCGTCGACGGCCAGGTGCTCCCTGGGACCCACCGTGACGGTGCCGGAGACCGGCTCGATGTCGAGCACGAACCGAGGCTTCCCGTCAGGCGCGGGCTTGCCGAGGCGCAGTCCCTTGCGCTGCCCGATCGTGTAGGCGTACGTCCCCTGGTGCTCGCCCAGGACCTCACCGGTCTCGTCGACGATCGGCCCGGACTCGTTGGGTGCCCGGTCGCCCAGCTTCTCGCGCAGCCAGCCGGCGTTGTCGCCGTCGGCGACGAAGCAGATGTCGTGGGAGTCGGGCTTGTCGGCGACGAGCAGGCCGCGGCGGGCCGCCTCCTCGCGTACCAGCGGCTTCGGGGTGTCTCCGAGCGGGAACAGCGAGTGGCGCAGCTGGTCCTGGTCAAGCACACCGAGTACGTAGGACTGGTCCTTGCCGCCGTCGACGGCGCGGTGCAGCTCGACCAGCCCGTCGGCGTCCTCGCGCAGGGTGGCGTAGTGGCCGGTCGCGACCGCGTCGAAGCCCAGCGCGAGCGCCCGGTCGAGCACGGCGGCGAACTTGATCTTCTCGTTGCAGCGCAGGCACGGGTTGGGGGTGCGGCCCTCGGCGTACTCCGACATGAAGTCCTCGACCACGTCCTCGTGGAAGCGGTCGGAGAGGTCCCAGACGTAGAACGGGATGCCGATCACGTCGGCCGCGCGCCGGGCGTCGTTGGCGTCCTCGATCGTGCAGCACCCGCGCGCCCCGGAGCGGTAGGACGCCGGGTTGCGGGAGAGCGCCAGGTGGACGCCGGTGACGTCGTGACCCGCCTCCTTCGCGCGTGCGGCGGCGACGGCGGAGTCCACTCCCCCGGACATCGCGGCGACGACTCGCATGCCCATCAGCGGTTCAGTCCTGCCGCGCGGCCGCGCTCGACGGCCGGACCGATGGCCGCGACGAGCCGGTCCACGTCCTCGGCGGTGGTGGTGTGGCCGAGCGAGAAGCGCAGCGAGGAGCGCGCCTCCTCGTCGGACTGGCCCATGGCGAGAAGCACATGGGAGGCCTGGGGTACGCCGGCAGAGCACGCCGCCCCGGTCGAGCACTCCACCCCGGCGGCGTCGAGCAGCATCAGCAGCGAGTCGCCCTCGCAGCCCGGGAAGGCGATCTGGGCGTTGTTGGGCAGCCGGTGGCGACCCAGCGGCTCCAGCGGCGGTCCGTTGAGGTGGGAGTCCGGCACGACCGCCAGCACCTGCTCGACGAGCCGGTCGCGCAGCGCACCGACCCGGGTCGCGTACGCCTCCTGCTCCTTGACCGCGAGCTCGACCGCGGCCGCGAAGCCGGCGATGGCCGCGGTCGCGTGGGTGCCGCTGCGTACGTCTCTCTCCTGGCCGCCGCCGTGGACGAGCGCGGTCAGCTCGAGCTCGCGGCGGACGACGAGGGCGCCGGCGCCCACCGGGCCACCGAGCTTGTGGCCGGTCAGGGAGAGTGCGTCGACGCCGCTGGTGGCGAAGTCGACCGGCACCGCGCCGACCGCCTGGACGGCGTCGGTGTGGACCGGGATGCCGTGCTGGGCGGCCATCTCGGCGATCTCCGCGACGGGCTGCAGCGTGCCGACCTCGTTGTTGGCCCACATCACCGAGACGAGGGCGACCGAGGCGGGGTCCCGCTCGATGGCCTCCTTCATCGCGGCGAGGTCGACCCGGCCGGTCGCGTCGCACGGGATGAGCTCGACGTAGGCGCCCTCGGTCGCCTCGAGCCACTGCAGCGGGTCGAGCACGGCGTGGTGCTCGACGGTGGTGGTCAGGATCCGGGTGCGCGCGGGATCCTGGCCGCGGCGTGCCCAGTAGGCACCCTTGAGCGCCAGGTTGTCGGCCTCGGTGCCGCCGGAGGTGAAGACGACCTCACCGGGCCGGGATCCGAGCACCGCGGCGATCCGTTCTCGGGACTCCTCGAGCACCCGGCGCGCGCGGCGCCCTGATGCGTGCAGCGAGCTCGCGTTGCCGACCAGAGCCAGCTCCGCGGTCATCGCCTCGATCGCCGCCGGGGCCATGGGTGTGGTGGCGGCGTGGTCCAGATAGACGGTCCGGGGGTTCATCGTCTACCAAGGTTACGGCCCGATGGGCGTGCTTGCTGAAACGTCGCCGCCCGTTCACCTCGCCTCCCTATGGTCGGGCCCATGTCCCAGGGATTCCGTGAATACATCGACAACCTGATCACCGAGGGTCACACGATCGGCGAGGATCACGATGACGACCCGGTGCTCCTGGACCCCGCCGGCCGGGCCGTCGACACCTGGCGCGAGAACTATCCCTACTCCGAGCGGATCCCCCGCGAGGTCTACGACGAGCAGAAGTACCTCCTCCAGGTCGAGCTGCTGAAGTTCCAGCGCTGGAACGACCGCGTCGGCGGGAAGCACGTGCTGCTCTTCGAGGGCCGGGACGCGGCCGGCAAGGGCGGCACCATCAAGCGGTTCATGGAGCATCTCAACCCCCGCTACGCCCGCACCGTCGCACTGTCGAAGCCGTCGGACCGCGAGTCGCAGCAGTGGTTCTTCCAGCGCTACGTCCAGCACCTGCCCACCGCCGGTGAGATGGTCCTGTTCGACCGGTCCTGGTACAACCGCGCCGGCGTCGAGCGCGTCATGGGCTTCGCCACCGACGACCAGTACGAGCAGTTCATGGACCAGGTGCCGCTCTTCGAGCAGATGCTCGTCGACTCCGGCATCACGCTCACGAAGTTCTGGTTCTCGGTCGGCCGCTCCGAGCAGCGCACCCGCTTCATCATCCGCCAGATCGACCCGGTACGGCAGTGGAAGCTCTCCCCGATCGACGTCCAGTCGCTGGACAAGTGGGACTCCTACACCGCCGCCAAGGAGGAGATGTTCCGCCGCACCGACACTGACTGGGCACCGTGGACCACGATCCGCTCCAACGACAAGAAGCGCGCCCGCCTCAACGCGATGCGCTACTTCCTCGCCAACCACGACTACGACGAGAAGGACCCCGACGTCGTCGGCAGCCCCGACCCCCTCATCGTGCAGCGCGGCATCGACGCCGTCGGCGACTGACGGATCACGCCGGCCAGGGAATGCGCCTCAGGCACGCCTCGATGGCCTGCTCGAGCGTGCCGACGTCGTCCTCCCCCAACGGAACAACCGACGCGTACGCAGCGACGAACGCCTCACGCACGTCAGCCGGGGTCGGGCGCCAGTCGTGATACCGCGTCCCGAGGAGGACAGCAGCCTGAGCGAGGTCGTCCACCCGACGACGGTAGGTCGCCTCCTCCAGATCCAGGACCGCCACGATCCTTCCGTCCGCCCAGAGGATGTTGGCCGACCTGAAGTCGTTGCCGACCAGCTGAGTGCCCGGTGCGGCTGGCTCGTCGGTGGGAATCGTCTCCGGGTAGTCGGCCATCGCGCTGTGCATCCGCGCGAGCATCTCGCCCGCAGCCCGAACCTGGACCGGGTCGGTGACGTCCAACAGCTCGCCCTCGACAACACCCTGAAGCCCGAGCGAGAACCCGTCGACCTCGACCTGGAGGCTGCCGTCCCGAGCCGCCCGCGGTGCCGAGACAGGTATCCCCCGCTCCTCCAGCCAGACCGTCAGCCGTGCGATCGCCGCCAGCCGCGCGAACAGGCGAGGCCGCATCGACCACTTCGCGATCATCCGGCAACCGTCGACCGTGATC from Nocardioides luteus includes:
- a CDS encoding cysteine desulfurase family protein, encoding MNPRTVYLDHAATTPMAPAAIEAMTAELALVGNASSLHASGRRARRVLEESRERIAAVLGSRPGEVVFTSGGTEADNLALKGAYWARRGQDPARTRILTTTVEHHAVLDPLQWLEATEGAYVELIPCDATGRVDLAAMKEAIERDPASVALVSVMWANNEVGTLQPVAEIAEMAAQHGIPVHTDAVQAVGAVPVDFATSGVDALSLTGHKLGGPVGAGALVVRRELELTALVHGGGQERDVRSGTHATAAIAGFAAAVELAVKEQEAYATRVGALRDRLVEQVLAVVPDSHLNGPPLEPLGRHRLPNNAQIAFPGCEGDSLLMLLDAAGVECSTGAACSAGVPQASHVLLAMGQSDEEARSSLRFSLGHTTTAEDVDRLVAAIGPAVERGRAAGLNR
- a CDS encoding methionine synthase; protein product: MRATGVGSLPGEDYAEACRIVLGELTDLPHLPELPARGAIANMTGRTLAVLDGLDADLQPAGWRLTGTSGSAGVDHRRARSLLAQDLDTVEELVQDSPLTSGGGAFKIQVAGPWTLAATVERPRGDKLLADHGARRDLAQALAEGVRTHVRDVRRRLPGADTLVVQVDEPALSAVLNAQVPTASGFGKHRSIDLPEASQSLEWVFGAIAEEGAIPWVHSCAPGTPLGLLRKAGAKGVGVDLTQLTAADHDDLATALEAGDTVALGVVPSIAPAGATPTDKTVTETVERWLDMLGLDAAYDIVLTPACGLAGADWRWARTALRILTESARHLA
- the mnmA gene encoding tRNA 2-thiouridine(34) synthase MnmA, with protein sequence MRVVAAMSGGVDSAVAAARAKEAGHDVTGVHLALSRNPASYRSGARGCCTIEDANDARRAADVIGIPFYVWDLSDRFHEDVVEDFMSEYAEGRTPNPCLRCNEKIKFAAVLDRALALGFDAVATGHYATLREDADGLVELHRAVDGGKDQSYVLGVLDQDQLRHSLFPLGDTPKPLVREEAARRGLLVADKPDSHDICFVADGDNAGWLREKLGDRAPNESGPIVDETGEVLGEHQGTYAYTIGQRKGLRLGKPAPDGKPRFVLDIEPVSGTVTVGPREHLAVDGLSGIRPRWAGRAPEGVLEGTVQLRAHGDEHRARVTVVPTGSTTDAEVEIELLDPAYGIAPGQAAVIYDGTRVVGSATISTTRRVALA
- the ligA gene encoding NAD-dependent DNA ligase LigA, coding for MNDDLTAEAGPEQKSEHQELAEQIEDARYRYYVLDDPTLSDADFDQKWRRINELEEQFPELRTPDSPTQKVGGTFSTEFTAVDHLQRMESLDNVFSFEELAGWHARIAKDGAGQAELLCELKVDGLAINLLYEKGRLVRALTRGDGRTGEDVTPNVRTIKSIPHRLNGTDEFPVPDLVEVRGEVFLSIEAFDKLNASLVDAGKPMFANPRNSAAGSLRQKDPRVTATRELGMVCHGIGAREGFQPVAQSHAYDALKAWGLPTSNRVKVLKTLQEVEEFISYFGEHRHDVTEHEIDGVVIKVDDISLQRRLGSTSRAPRWAIAYKYPPEEVNAKLLAIDVGVGRTGRVTPFGVMEPTKVAGSTVERATLHNAHEVKRKDVRPGDTIILRKAGDVIPEILGPVLPLRPEGLPEWVMPTECPACGTTLAEQKEGDKDLRCPNHRGCPAQVRERVFFASGRGAFDIEGMGYEAADALLAAEVITNEGDIFDLDEAGLATTTFFTRAAKKAEKEAGAGDRVLNANALGLLRNLEERKQVPLWRVLVALSIRHVGPSAARALATEFGSLDAIWAASQEELAATEGVGGIIAEAIVEWRQVDWHQEIVDKWRAAGVSLADERDESVARTLEGLTVVVTGSLEDFSRDGAKEAIISRGGKAAGSVSKKTDYVVVGDNAGSKAAKAEELGLPILDEAAFKVLLEDGPTGLG
- a CDS encoding glycosyltransferase, with product MLDALPPLLTVAAVLLVPATVLLFLIRTPRAGSLSAGTVVLAAALTAVAAVAVGLLLGQGAVRATIGGIVLGASLLAWLPAVRDWDVRGLVAWALTIDVGLLYLTYVGLWTVTVHPGAWTTTLSGLLWLLEVFVFLIGVGYLWEMVDVLARRRWRGWPVRGEYHPGWRRPFVSLHVPTHNEPPEMVIETLQRMLELDYDAYEILVIDNNTDDPALWRPVQDFCEQYDGLTFIHLTNWPGFKSGALNYALTRMNPLTEVVGIVDADYHVAPDFLAHNAPLFTDESVAFVQTPQDYRDWDVSPYFRRLYHSYGYFFDVSQVSRNERNGAIFGGTMGLIRASALVRSGGWDEWCITEDAELSLRLLKMGYNGMHVDRSYGRGVMPLTFETLKKQRFRWCFGGIQILRMHWRSLLPGRRTEDNQMTLAQRWAYLVGGLQWFGDLAGALFTFFLISGALDLLLGGGLVVRRLSGLLLFATVALVLFGAARSIALVRLRGGASWHDALGAFGLWLALGVTVARASWLGLVSREGTFLRTPKIKGQPRVRDVVRGNLVESLAAAVCVVLALVVGVSGGATGVALAALLAFQGFGYALAPINSWAAIRSDLPADLRRRRERIWAWSAAAAPAARRGGLVLAFSSVLLAGLVAIAAPVGSPDVPEVGDVHGALEKKPRAEEEPSREPSRGPEATEDPAADPTRAPETTPTPAAATASTRPTQAADPTPATDPTRGADPTQAAPTQPGSGGRPTDKPSNGGGPNKAQ